Genomic segment of Candidatus Flexicrinis affinis:
CGGCAGCGAAACCACGCGAGCCTTGACGCCGCCCTCAGCCAACTGGCGCTGCGCGTCAAGAGCGATGCTGACCTCGCTACCGGTCGCAAGCAGGATGACATCTGGCGTGCCGTCGCTGTCGGCCAAGATGTAGCCGCCACGGGGGACACCGGCGCGTACGCGGTCGACTTCCGCGATGACCGGTAAGTCCTGCCGCGTTAGGCACAACACGGCCGGTCCGTCGACGGTCATCGCCGCCTTCCATGCTGCCGCCGTCTCGTTTGCGTCTGCTGGCCGGAAGACATGCAGGTTTGGAATCGTACGCAGGCTCATCACGTGCTCGACCGGCTGATGAGTCGGGCCATCTTCGCCAAGACCGATGCTGTCGTGCGTGAAGATGTACGCGGCCTTTAGCTTCATCAGCGCGCCGAGGCGAATCGCCGGACGCATGTAGTCGGAAAACGTCAGGAACGTAGCGCTGTACGGCCGGACAATGCCGCCGTGCAGGGCGAGGCCGTTAACGATCGAACCCATCGCGTGCTCGCGGACACCGAAGCGGATATTGCGAGCGGCTGGGGAGCCTTTCGCTGTGTGCTCTGCGCCGGAGATCAACGTGCGTGTGCTGCCCGCCAAATCGGCGTCGCCGCCGACAAACGTCGAGATGTGCTTGGCGATGGCGTTCAGTACGGTGCCGCCGGCGACGCGTGTCGCGGTCGCCTTCGCGGCGTCGAATGCCGGAATGTCGGCGTCCCAGCCTGCTGGGAGTTGCTGGCTCATCAGCAAGTCCCACTCGTGCGCGAGGTCAGGGAACTCGCTGCGCCACGCATCGAACTTGGCCTGCCACGCGTCTTCAACGTCGCTGCCTTCGTCCTGCGCCGAACGCATCAATTCGAGAACATCGCCAGGGATATAGAACGGCTCATGCGGCCAGCCATAGGCCTGCTTGGTCAAGAGAACTTCGTCCGCGCCGAGCGGTGAGCCGTGCGCCTTTGACGTGCCGGCCTTGTTGGGACTGCCGTAACCGATCACAGTCTTGATGATGATCAGCGACGGTTGATCGCTGTGGGCCTGCGCTTCTTTGATCGCGGCGTCAATGGCGTCGACGTTGTTGCCGTCGCGCACCGTGACGACGTGCCAACCCCACGCTTCATAGCGTCCGCCAATGTTTTCCGTGAACGCGATATCAGCCGGGCCGTCGAGCGTAATGTCGTTAGAGTCGTACAGGAAGATCAGCTTGCCGAGGCCCCAATGGCCGGCAAGGGCCGATGCTTCCATGCACACGCCTTCCATCAGGTCGCCGTCGCTGACCAGCGCATACGTGTAGTGATTGACGATCGTATGGCCGTCGCGGTTGAAGTGCTTGGCGAGGATCGCCTCTGCCAGCGCCATGCCGACGGCATTGGCCGCGCCTTGACCCAGCGGACCGGTCGTCGTCTCGATGCCGGGTGTGGCGAAGTTCTCGGGGTGGCCGGGGGTCTTGCTGTGGAACTGGCGGAACGACTTGAGGTCGTCCAGCGAGACATCGTAGCCGGTAAGGTGCAGCAGGGCGTAATGCAGCATCGAGCCGTGCCCTGCGCTCAGGATGAACCGATCGCGGTCGGGCCACGCGGGATTGGACGGGTTATGGCGAAGGTGTCGCGCCCACAGTGCATAGGCCATCGGCGCAGCCCCCATCGGGAGGCCCGGATGTCCGCTGTTGGCTTTCTGGACGGCGTCGATGGCGAGCGTACGTATCGTGTTGATCGCCTTACGCTCAAGCTCTGGTGATGGTGTCACTGTACGATCTCCGTTACAGCAGCAGTCGCATGGGGTTCTCGATCAGGCCCTTCAAAGCGAACATGAACTGACCGCCTTCGGCGCCATCGCTGACACGGTGGTCGACGCTCAGGGTGATCTTGATTCGCGTTCCGGCCGCTACCGTCCCGTCCGGTTTTACCACAGGTACTTTGCGCCCGCTGCCGATGGCGAGTACGCCGGCTTCCGGCGGGTTGATGACGGCGGTGAACTGATCGACGTCGAACGGGCCGAGGTTACTTGTGCTAAACGTCGCGCCTCTTGTGTCCTCGGGCTTGAGCTTGAGTTCGCGCGCGCGGTCGATCATCTCTTTGTTCGTTTGAGCTAGGGTGCTCAGGGACACCTTGTCGGCGTCCTTGGCGACGACGTAGATGACGCCGCCAACGTTGGCCGGCGCGACCGCAATGCCGATGTTGATGTGGCTGTGACGAACCATCTTCTCGCCATAGTAGTGCGTGTTGAGGTTCGGGAACTGACGCAATGCAAGCGCCGCGGCCTTGACGATCATGTCGTTGACGCTGATCTTGACACCCTTGTCGCCCAACGACGCGTTAAGCTGCGCCCGCAGCTCCAGCAGCGGATCGAGGTTGTACTCGCTGGTGACGTAGAACGTCGGAATCTGCTGGTTGCTCTCGGTCGTGCCGTTGGCGATCGCCTTGCGCATGCGCGACACGTCTAGCAGTTCGACCCCGTCCGCATCGGCCGGAATCTGGCGCAGGCGCACGATCGGGATGCCGGACGGGTCGCTAAATGTGCCGGACTGCGGAGCGGCAGCGGCGGTAGGCTTGGCGGACGGCGCCGCAGCAGGGGCAGCGCCCGGCTTAAACGACTCCACGTCGGCGCGAATAATGCGCCCGCCCGGGCCGCTGCCCGGAACCTGCGCAAGGTCGATGCCCTTGTCTTTGGCGATATTGCGCGCCAGCGGCGACGCCTTAATGCGCCCGTTCTCGGCCGTCGCGCCGTTCGTGGGTGCGGGCGCAGCGGGCGCCGGTTTCTCGGCCTCAGGTGCGGGGGTGGCTGCGGGCGTTTCGGCCTTGGCGGGCTTCTCGGGCGCTGGCGCTGCG
This window contains:
- the tkt gene encoding transketolase, which translates into the protein MTPSPELERKAINTIRTLAIDAVQKANSGHPGLPMGAAPMAYALWARHLRHNPSNPAWPDRDRFILSAGHGSMLHYALLHLTGYDVSLDDLKSFRQFHSKTPGHPENFATPGIETTTGPLGQGAANAVGMALAEAILAKHFNRDGHTIVNHYTYALVSDGDLMEGVCMEASALAGHWGLGKLIFLYDSNDITLDGPADIAFTENIGGRYEAWGWHVVTVRDGNNVDAIDAAIKEAQAHSDQPSLIIIKTVIGYGSPNKAGTSKAHGSPLGADEVLLTKQAYGWPHEPFYIPGDVLELMRSAQDEGSDVEDAWQAKFDAWRSEFPDLAHEWDLLMSQQLPAGWDADIPAFDAAKATATRVAGGTVLNAIAKHISTFVGGDADLAGSTRTLISGAEHTAKGSPAARNIRFGVREHAMGSIVNGLALHGGIVRPYSATFLTFSDYMRPAIRLGALMKLKAAYIFTHDSIGLGEDGPTHQPVEHVMSLRTIPNLHVFRPADANETAAAWKAAMTVDGPAVLCLTRQDLPVIAEVDRVRAGVPRGGYILADSDGTPDVILLATGSEVSIALDAQRQLAEGGVKARVVSLPCWELFLQQDAVYRDSVLPPSVTRRVSIEAGVTLGWQKFVGANGIAIGIDHFGASAPYEVLYEAFGLTAEHVVSAARSLMPSAG
- a CDS encoding 2-oxo acid dehydrogenase subunit E2, producing MTDIVLSMDGLLLNWLKQVGDTVKKGEVIAEFEADKATVEVEAPADGTITALEGEIGEELSSGTVIGQIGANGAAAAPAPEKPAKAETPAATPAPEAEKPAPAAPAPTNGATAENGRIKASPLARNIAKDKGIDLAQVPGSGPGGRIIRADVESFKPGAAPAAAPSAKPTAAAAPQSGTFSDPSGIPIVRLRQIPADADGVELLDVSRMRKAIANGTTESNQQIPTFYVTSEYNLDPLLELRAQLNASLGDKGVKISVNDMIVKAAALALRQFPNLNTHYYGEKMVRHSHINIGIAVAPANVGGVIYVVAKDADKVSLSTLAQTNKEMIDRARELKLKPEDTRGATFSTSNLGPFDVDQFTAVINPPEAGVLAIGSGRKVPVVKPDGTVAAGTRIKITLSVDHRVSDGAEGGQFMFALKGLIENPMRLLL